A DNA window from Anas acuta chromosome 4, bAnaAcu1.1, whole genome shotgun sequence contains the following coding sequences:
- the LOC137855197 gene encoding interleukin-12 subunit beta-like has translation MLMLVGLVLCLTPTDALTAFPPKFVLGSLNEDVVVKCNTSKQQVTWTQNGELEPMAELVAKGQTLTILGLDLPATGNYSCWAGGVLLDTTYVVVRVTGEEEAKNVSCQADSYRGSFRCSWTGPRSAVFRARLMRSNGSFGDWVPVAGRGGQFNASFTDPSFCPFAEELHQLQLYLEGISDTSFFNFTSPRFFIRDIVRPDPPQKLTVQQQSEQLRLTWAPPASWPLPRSYFALLYRLQYELSNGTQVEKFVEGAEETIVEEHMRRVRISCQDPYAKPSWSSWSPWQVVDAAQQHRLRAH, from the exons TTGTGCTGGGGAGCCTGAACGAGGACGTGGTGGTGAAATGCAACACTTCAAAGCAGCAAGTGACCTGGACGCAGAACGGGGAGCTGGAGCCCATGGCCGAGCTCGTGGCCAAGGGACAGACTCTCACCATCCTCGGCTTGGACCTGCCAGCCACGGGCAACTACAGCTGCTGGGCCGGCGGCGTCCTGCTGGACACCACCTACGTGGTGGTCAGGGTCACCG GTGAGGAGGAGGCCAAGAACGTCTCCTGCCAGGCTGACTCCTACCGCGGCTCCTTCCGCTGCTCCTGGACGGGGCCCCGCTCGGCCGTTTTCCGTGCCCGGCTGATGCGCAG TAACGGATCCTTCGGGGACTGGGTACCGGTGGCCGGTCGTGGTGGCCAGTTCAACGCCAGCTTCACGGACCCCTCCTTCTGCCCCTTCGCGGaggagctgcaccagctgcagctgtacCTGGAGGGGATCTCGGACACCTCCTTCTTCAACTTCACCTCCCCCCGCTTCTTCATCCGTGACATTG TGCGGCCAGATCCACCCCAGAAGCTGACCGTGCAGCAGCAGAGTGAGCAGCTCCGCCTGACCTgggcccccccagcctcctggcCGCTCCCCAGGTCCTACTTTGCTCTTCTGTACCGGCTGCAGTACGAGCTCTCCAATGGCACCCAG GTTGAGAAGTTCGTGGAGGGTGCAGAGGAGACGATCGTGGAGGAGCACATGCGGCGGGTGCGCATCAGCTGCCAGGACCCCTACGCCAAACCCTCCTGGAGCTCCTGGAGCCCCTGGCAGGTGGTGgatgcagcccagcagcacaggctgcgtGCACACTGA
- the TLX2 gene encoding T-cell leukemia homeobox protein 2, with amino-acid sequence MEAAALAREGGGPAPPPHEPISFGIDQILSGPEPPGGGAGPARAAGEPDYGLYGGGYGPACSLGSYNLNMSMNVSVNVTPAPAAPPAGVIRVPAHRPAPAPPPAAPPPVPGLSGLTFPWMETTRRIAKDRLSAALSPFAATRRIGHPYQNRTPPKRKKPRTSFSRVQICELEKRFHRQKYLASAERATLAKALKMTDAQVKTWFQNRRTKWRRQTAEEREAERQQANRLMLHLQQEAFQKSLSQPLPQDPLCMHNSSLYALQNLQPWAEDNKVTSVSGVASVV; translated from the exons AtggaggcggcggcgctggCGCGGGAGGGCggcggcccggcccccccgccccACGAGCCCATCAGCTTCGGCATCGACCAGATCCTCagcggccccgagcccccgggcggcggcgcggggccggcccGGGCGGCGGGGGAGCCCGACTACGGGCTGTACGGCGGCGGCTACGGCCCCGCCTGCTCTCTCGGCTCCTACAACCTCAACATGAGCATGAACGTGAGCGTGAACGTGACCCCCGCGCCCGCCGCGCCACCCGCCGGGGTCATCCGCGTCCCGGCGCACCGGcccgcgcccgccccgccgcccgccgcgccgccgccggtGCCCGGGCTCTCGGGGCTCACCTTCCCCTGGATGGAGACGACGCGGCGCATCGCCAAGGACCGGCTCTCAG CCGCGCTGTCGCCCTTCGCGGCGACCCGGCGCATCGGGCACCCCTACCAGAACCGCACGCCGCCCAAGCGCAAGAAGCCGCGCACCTCCTTCAGCCGGGTGCAGATCTGCGAGCTGGAGAAGCGCTTCCACCGCCAGAAGTACCTGGCCTCAGCCGAGCGTGCCACTCTAGCCAAGGCCCTCAAGATGACGGACGCCCAGGTCAAAACCTGGTTCCAGAACCGCCGCACCAAGTGGAG gaggcagacGGCGGAGGAGCGCGAGGCGGAGCGCCAGCAGGCCAACCGCTTGATGctgcacctgcagcaggaggcctTCCAGAAGAGCCTGAGCCAGCCGCTGCCCCAGGACCCGCTCTGCATGCACAACTCCTCCCTGTACGCCCTGCAGAACCTGCAGCCCTGGGCCGAGGACAATAAGGTGACATCCGTCTCAGGGGTGGCCTCCGTGGTGTGA
- the LOC137855294 gene encoding uncharacterized protein, with product MPLAWLVLVPVRVWVLVLVLVLVLVLVLVLVLVLVLVRSAPPGSLGLDRSTWVPAVTPSPPATASVNGPAAARATAAGTRHPGLRGREPPGTRSPGPAVRTPTAPGGGGEGAARGSWAQHQPCGTAGPAAAREGAGTNLVPVAKRGPGAAPPPPAVSPLPQRPHIPAPRPPAQPRVLALLALQKPRGLGCRPQQLQRCHWSQRVPPAPPPRAPRVVLPGTVAEGLCCTGSNACSAPLPKPFCPCSHPIKLIEEGSTRGCSTHSAPSPGSPLPDPGMGHGSCPEPPTRRLPPILGLQPGATRREQTLGSSAGATTPQPPASPSHRAPPRGRCVGADGHRDVQPGRLRPSGPGHRGGPGAVGPRLAARPSCPGAATAASRPGAALSRAGWEACVPPRHPLHPTPGASAQPGAGGCGAPGVFHAVKKCLIEAGGASSSPGSRKSRTGGPNAG from the exons ATGCCGCTGGCCTGGCTGGTGCTGGTCCCAGTCAGGGTCTGGgtcctggtcctggtcctggtcctggtcctggtcctggtcctggtcctggtcctggtcctggtcctggtccGCTCAGCTCCTCCTGGGAGCCTGGGTCTCGATCGCAGCACCTGGGTCCCAGCAGTCACCCCATCTCCTCCAG CGACGGCTTCTGTCAACGGCCCCGCGGCAGCGAGAGCCACGGCTGCAGGCACTCGGCACCCCGGCCTGAGGGGACGGGAGCCCCCCGGCACCCGCAGCCCCGGTCCCGCTGTCAGgacccccacagcccctggggggggtggggagggggctgcccgTGGCTcctgggctcagcaccagccctgtGGCACTGCAGGACCCGCTGCTGCTCGGGAGGGTGCAGGAACCAACCTGGTGCCTGTGGCCAAACGGGGGCCAGGGGCTGCACCCCCCCCTCCTGCTGTCTCCCCGCTCCCGCAGCGTCCCCACATCCCTGCTCCGcgtcccccagcccagccccgagTCCTGGCGCTGTTGGCCCTGCAGAAGCCTCGGGGCCTTGGCTGCCgaccccagcagctgcagcgctGCCACTGGTCACAGCGGGtccctcctgcacccccccccagggcacccaGGGTCGTGCTCCCAGGCACCGTGGCAGAAGGTTTGTGCTGCACGGGCAGCAACGCCTGCTCCGCACCCCTCCCCAAGCccttctgtccctgctcccaTCCCATAAAGCTGATAGAGGAGGGCAGCacgaggggctgcagcacccattctgcccccagcccaggttCCCCTCTCCCAgacccagggatggggcacggGAGCTGCCCTGAGCCCCCTACCAGGCGCCTCCCCCccatcctggggctgcagcccgggGCCACCCGGCGGGAGCAAACCCTGGGCAGCTCGGCCGGTGCCACCACGCCGCAGCCGCCTGCGTCCCCGTCACACCGAGCTCCTCCCCGAGGACGCTGCGTAGGTGCCGACGGCCACCGTGACGTCCAGCCTGGGCGGCTCCGGCCGTCGGGGcccgggcaccgggggggtcccggtgcggTGGGGCCGCGTCTCGCTGCACGGCCGAGCTGCCCGGGAGCCGCCACGGCCGCGTCCCGGCCCGGCGCAGCCCTCTCGCGTGCCGGGTGGGAGGCGTGCGTGCCACCGCgtcaccccctgcaccccaccCCGGGTGCCAGCGCCCAGCCCGGGGCCGGCGGGTGCGGGGCACCGGGAGTGTTTCATGCAGTTAAGAAGTGTCTGATTGAGGCAGGAGGCGCCAGCAGCTCCCCCGGGAGCCGCAAGTCAAGGACTGGAGGACCAAATGCAGGCTAA
- the PCGF1 gene encoding polycomb group RING finger protein 1 yields the protein MASPPQGGPMAIAMRLRNQLQAVYKMDPLRNEEEVKVKMKELNEHIVCCLCAGYFIDATTITECLHTFCKSCIVKYLQTSKYCPMCNTKIHETQPLLNLKLDRVMQDIVYKLVPGLQESEEKRIREFYQSRGLDRVTQPSGEDTVGGDPMGLPYSTFDHSRAHYFRYDEHVSLCLEKQSSSKDKSKAVLQHKYVRCSVRAQIRHLRRVLCHRLGLPLQHVQILFGGELLPDHMTMKQLWLSRWFGKPAPLLLHYSIKDKRR from the exons ATGGCGTCGCCTCCTCAGGGGGGCCCGATGGCGATCGCCATGCGGCTGCGGAACCAGCTCCAGGCCGTCTACAAGATGGACCCGCTCCGGAACGAG GAGGAGGTGAAGGTGAAGATGAAGGAGCTGAACGAGCACATCGTGTGCTGCCTGTGCGCCGGGTACTTCATCGACGCCACCACCATCACCGAGTGCCTGCACACCT TCTGTAAGAGCTGCATCGTGAAGTACCTGCAGACCAGCAAGTACTGCCCCATGTGCAACACCAAGATCCACGAGACGCAGCCGCTGCTCAACCTGAAGCTGGACCGCGTCATGCAGGACATCGTCTACAAGCTGGTGCCCGGCCTGCAGGAGA GTGAAGAGAAGAGGATCCGGGAGTTCTACCAGTCCCGCGGCCTCGACCGGGTGACGCAGCCCAGCGGCGAGG ACACAGTCGGGGGCGACCCCATGGGGCTCCCCTACAGCACCTTCGACCACTCCCGCGCCCACTACTTCCGCTACGACGAGCACGTCTCGCTCTGCCTCGAGAAGCAGAG CTCCAGCAAGGACAAgagcaaggctgtgctgcag CATAAGTACGTGAGGTGCTCCGTGCGGGCACAGATCCGGCACCTGCGGAGGGTCCTGTGTCACCGCCTGGGGCTGCCGCTGCAGCAC GTGCAGATCCTGTTCGGCGGCGAGCTGCTCCCCGACCACATGACGATGAAGCAGCTCTGGCTCTCGCGCTGGTTCGGCAAG CCCGcgcccctcctgctgcactaCAGCATCAAGGACAAGAGGAGGtag